TCGCGCTTTACCACGCATTCGATGACCAAAAAACGGCAGCTAAGGCAGCCGGCATTCTAGCCATTGTTGGTGTTATTAACCTGCCAATCATTCACTTCTCAGTAGAGTGGTGGAACACGCTTCACCAAGGCGCGACCATCACTAAGTTTGCGAAGCCTTCTATCTCAAATGACATGTTGTGGCCACTTCTGCTCAACATTTTTGGTTTCGCATTTTTCTTCGGTGCTCTGACGCTTATTCGTCTGCGTAACGAAATTATTAGTAAAGAAGGCCACAGGCCGTGGGTGATTGCGTTAGCAACGCGATCAAATCAGAAGGGGTAATCACTATGCATTTTGAATCCTTAAGTGACTTTTTCGCGATGGGTGGTTACGCCTCCTATGTTTGGAGCGCGTTTGGTATCACCTTCTTAGCAATGATTATTCTTCTGGTGACCAGCGTGTCACGTGGTAAAAAACTTCTTAAAGACGTACAAGCCAAAGTTGATCGTCAAGCTCGTATCGACGCGGCTAAGAATATGGAGAACACACTATGACCCCAAGACGTAAGAAAAGGCTCGGCATCATTTTAGCCATTTTCATTGGTATCAGCGCCACTGTGGGTTTGATTCTCTATGCACTTAATCAAAATATGGACTTGTTTTACACGCCAACGGAGCTAGTAAACGGTAAGAAGAACGGCGAAAAGCCTGAAATCGGTCAGCGTTTGCGTATTGGCGGCATGGTTGTCGAAGGCTCGGTCAGCCGCGATTCAGAGTCACTTCGTGTGAGCTTTGATCTTGCGGATGTCGGCCCTAAAGTGACAGTGGTCTACAACGGCATCCTGCCTGATTTGTTCCGTGAGGGACAAGGTATCGTGGCTCAGGGTGTTCTCGTTGAACCAACCAAAATCGAGGCATTCGAAGTACTTGCTAAGCACGACGAAGAATACATGCCACCTGAAATTGCTGAAGCGATGAAGAAGACACATGAACCGCTTCAGTACTCTGCAGAACAAAAACAAGGAAGCGGTCAATGATTGCTGAAATTGGTCACTTTGCACTGATACTCTCTCTGAGTTTATCAGTGCTTCTGAGTATTTTGCCGCTCTTCGGCGCGTCACGAAATAATACAATGTTGATGAACACTGCAAGACCTCTGTCTTGGGGTATGTTCATCATGTTATTGATCTCATTCCTTATCTTGGAATGGGCGTTTTATGTCAACGACTTTACTATTCAGTACGTCGCGAACAACTCTAATACCCAACTGCCCTGGTACTATCGCTTAACTGCGGTATGGGGTGCGCACGAAGGTTCACTGCTGTTATGGGTATTGATCCAAGCTGCATGGACCGTTGCGGTTGCGACGTTCAGTCGCGGTATGCCTCAAGAATCTGTGGCTCGCGTTCTAGCCGTAATGGGTATGATCACGGTCGGCTTCTTGCTGTTCATCATCGTAACCTCTAACCCATTCTTACGGACTCTACCTTTCTTCCCCGTAGATGGACGTGACCTCAACCCACTATTGCAAGACCCGGGCTTAATCATTCACCCGCCAATGCTCTATATGGGTTACGTAGGTTTCTCTGTTGCCTTCTCTTTCGCGATTGCCTCTCTGATGTCAGGTCGTTTGGATACGGCATGGGCACGCTGGTCTCGTCCTTGGACAACGGCGGCGTGGGTTTTCCTAACACTAGGTATCGCATTAGGCTCTTGGTGGGCTTACTACGAACTTGGCTGGGGCGGCTGGTGGTTCTGGGATCCAGTAGAAAACGCATCGTTTATGCCGTGGCTCGCAGGTACCGCTCTGATGCACTCCCTTGCGGTGACTGAGAAGCGCGGAACATTCAAAGCGTGGACAGTACTATTAGCAATCTCAGCATTCTCACTCAGTTTGCTCGGTACCTTCTTAGTTCGTTCAGGTATTTTGGTATCGGTGCACGCGTTTGCCTCTGACCCATCGCGCGGTATGTTTATCTTAGGCTTC
This window of the Vibrio maritimus genome carries:
- the ccmE gene encoding cytochrome c maturation protein CcmE, which codes for MTPRRKKRLGIILAIFIGISATVGLILYALNQNMDLFYTPTELVNGKKNGEKPEIGQRLRIGGMVVEGSVSRDSESLRVSFDLADVGPKVTVVYNGILPDLFREGQGIVAQGVLVEPTKIEAFEVLAKHDEEYMPPEIAEAMKKTHEPLQYSAEQKQGSGQ
- the ccmD gene encoding heme exporter protein CcmD; this encodes MHFESLSDFFAMGGYASYVWSAFGITFLAMIILLVTSVSRGKKLLKDVQAKVDRQARIDAAKNMENTL